From the genome of Lotus japonicus ecotype B-129 chromosome 6, LjGifu_v1.2, one region includes:
- the LOC130726243 gene encoding transcription factor MYB15-like has translation MVRAPCCEKIGLKKGPWTSEEDQILISYIQKHGHGNWRALPKHAGLLRCGKSCRLRWINYLRPDIKRGNFTAEEEELIIKMHELLGNRWSAIAAKLPNRTDNEIKNVWHTHLKKRLQKTNNQSNSDRKRVSKPKIKRSDSSSSTLTSSSDFSSSVNEGVEIMDNSIKSEEDIESLETIMPVIDESFWSEEAMDDESSTMPSNSLTVSNELQPQCSVNSVETFQVQSNGSKIDDGMDFWYDLYIRSGESTELPEL, from the exons ATGGTGAGAGCTCCTTGCTGTGAAAAGATTGGACTGAAGAAAGGTCCTTGGACCTCAGAGGAGGATCAAATTCTCATATCCTACATCCAAAAACATGGCCATGGCAATTGGCGTGCCCTCCCAAAGCATGCTG GGCTATTAAGATGTGGAAAGAGCTGCAGACTACGGTGGATTAACTATTTAAGGCCTGATATCAAGAGAGGAAATTTcacagctgaagaagaggaattaaTCATTAAGATGCATGAGTTGCTAGGGAACAG GTGGTCAGCAATTGCAGCAAAATTACCTAATAGAACTgacaatgaaataaaaaatgtgtGGCACACCCACTTGAAGAAAAGGCTACAGAAAACAAACAACCAATCCAATTCAGATAGAAAAAGAGTTTCCAAACCAAAAATCAAACGATCTGATTCCAGTTCCAGCACACTAACTTCATCCAGTGATTTTTCGTCATCAGTCAATGAAGGAGTAGAAATTATGGATAACAGCATCAAGAGTGAGGAGGACATAGAATCTCTGGAGACAATAATGCCTGTAATTGATGAAAGCTTTTGGTCAGAGGAAGCAATGGATGATGAAAGCTCCACCATGCCATCAAATTCTTTGACAGTGTCAAATGAATTACAACCTCAATGTTCAGTTAATTCAGTGGAAACCTTCCAAGTACAGAGTAATGGTTCAAAAATTGATGATGGTATGGATTTCTGGTATGACTTGTACATCAGATCAGGGGAATCAACAGAATTGCCAGAGTTGTGA